One stretch of Microaerobacter geothermalis DNA includes these proteins:
- a CDS encoding precorrin-8X methylmutase — MDFRTDFKPKTVQPQAIEWESFRMIDEEVGDHPYTPEQYPVVQRVIHASADFELGRSLIFHRDAIKAGIDAIHNGKPIVADVQMVQVGISQPRIKKFGGDVKVYISDLDVIEEAKRLNTTRAIISMRKAIKEAEGGIFAIGNAPTALLELIRLVKEEGAKPGLIIGVPVGFVSAAESKSELEKLDIPFITNRGRKGGSPVAVAVVNAIAILAEKQV; from the coding sequence ATGGACTTTCGAACCGATTTTAAGCCGAAAACAGTACAGCCGCAAGCGATTGAATGGGAGAGTTTCCGCATGATTGACGAAGAAGTTGGTGATCATCCGTATACACCAGAACAGTATCCGGTTGTGCAGCGAGTCATTCACGCTTCGGCTGACTTCGAACTGGGGCGCAGCCTCATTTTTCACCGCGATGCGATCAAAGCGGGAATCGATGCAATCCACAATGGAAAACCGATTGTTGCTGATGTACAGATGGTTCAGGTTGGCATCAGTCAACCGCGCATCAAAAAATTCGGAGGTGATGTAAAAGTTTACATATCAGACCTTGATGTGATAGAGGAGGCAAAGCGATTAAACACTACCAGAGCGATCATTTCGATGCGTAAGGCGATCAAGGAAGCGGAAGGCGGGATTTTTGCCATTGGCAATGCCCCGACAGCACTGTTGGAATTAATTCGTCTTGTAAAAGAAGAGGGAGCAAAGCCGGGACTGATCATAGGTGTCCCGGTTGGATTTGTGTCTGCGGCAGAGTCAAAATCGGAACTGGAAAAACTGGATATTCCGTTCATCACCAACAGGGGGCGTAAAGGCGGAAGTCCGGTTGCGGTCGCAGTTGTGAATGCGATTGCTATACTAGCGGAAAAACAGGTGTAG
- the cobK gene encoding precorrin-6A reductase has protein sequence MILLLAGTSDARELAVKIRQRGYELLTTVVTENAAKSLQKVGLPVQIGRLTAEDIEDLVRVKNVAAIVDATHPYAEEASKNAIAGAQKANVPYIRYERESRLLYEKHDKIMVVEDYIRAAEAAAEKRGIILLTTGSKMLQIFTERLLGFPDITLIVRMLPRKDNMEKCERLGIEQKNIVAMQGPFSKELNKAIYDHYKVTMMITKESGKVGAIDEKVEAALEMGIDIVIIARPKLEYGTYYSDFDSVIKKLNELS, from the coding sequence ATGATTCTTCTGTTGGCAGGAACGAGCGATGCCCGTGAATTAGCGGTGAAAATCCGTCAGCGGGGGTATGAATTGCTAACAACCGTTGTAACGGAGAATGCTGCGAAAAGTTTGCAGAAAGTAGGACTGCCCGTGCAAATTGGCCGATTAACGGCGGAAGATATAGAAGACCTCGTACGGGTAAAAAATGTAGCGGCGATAGTAGACGCCACTCACCCATATGCTGAGGAAGCATCGAAAAATGCGATCGCGGGGGCGCAAAAAGCAAACGTCCCCTATATACGGTATGAAAGGGAAAGCAGACTGCTCTATGAAAAACACGATAAGATTATGGTTGTTGAAGATTATATACGGGCAGCGGAAGCAGCGGCGGAAAAAAGAGGTATCATCCTGCTGACAACCGGCAGCAAGATGCTTCAGATTTTTACGGAGCGGTTGCTGGGATTTCCGGATATAACGCTAATTGTGAGAATGCTACCACGCAAAGACAATATGGAAAAGTGTGAGCGGTTGGGGATCGAGCAGAAGAATATTGTAGCCATGCAGGGTCCGTTTTCCAAGGAACTAAACAAAGCGATTTACGATCATTACAAGGTAACAATGATGATTACGAAAGAAAGCGGCAAAGTGGGAGCTATCGACGAGAAAGTTGAAGCGGCTCTGGAAATGGGGATCGATATCGTCATCATCGCCAGGCCGAAACTGGAGTACGGCACCTATTATTCCGATTTCGACAGCGTGATTAAAAAATTAAATGAATTGTCTTAG
- a CDS encoding sirohydrochlorin chelatase, with amino-acid sequence MDAVLFVGHGSKDPEGNEEVRRFVSTLEPDLAEPIIETCFLEFEKPDIVQGIDACVRRGATRVAIIPIILFSAGHAKIHIPAAMDEAKIKYTDVEFVYGRPVGIHEYVLDILSARVQGTGFGLDDTAVLIVGRGSSDPDANSDLYKISRLYWEKLKAVKWMETAFAGVTFPSIEEGIDRCLKLGASKIIIIPYFLFTGVLIKRMEKMISRFKERYPGHDFVLADYFGFHPKLRDILLDRVKEAVQDKVKMNCDTCQYRVAAMKNAEHHHHHHHHDDHVRGGMQ; translated from the coding sequence TTGGACGCAGTCTTGTTTGTTGGCCATGGCAGCAAAGATCCGGAGGGGAACGAGGAAGTCAGGAGATTCGTATCAACGTTGGAACCAGATCTGGCCGAGCCGATCATCGAAACGTGCTTTTTAGAATTTGAGAAGCCGGATATTGTTCAAGGCATTGACGCTTGTGTTCGGAGAGGGGCGACACGGGTGGCGATAATCCCGATTATTTTGTTTTCCGCAGGACATGCAAAAATTCATATTCCGGCAGCAATGGATGAAGCAAAAATAAAATATACAGATGTCGAATTTGTCTATGGCCGTCCTGTTGGAATCCATGAGTATGTGCTGGATATTTTGTCTGCTAGAGTACAGGGAACCGGCTTCGGGCTGGATGATACGGCTGTTCTGATCGTAGGTAGAGGAAGCAGCGATCCGGATGCGAACAGCGACCTTTATAAAATTTCCCGCCTGTACTGGGAAAAGCTAAAAGCCGTCAAGTGGATGGAGACAGCTTTCGCCGGGGTGACGTTTCCCTCAATAGAGGAGGGGATAGACAGGTGTTTAAAACTTGGGGCAAGTAAAATCATCATTATTCCTTACTTCCTATTTACGGGTGTCCTCATCAAACGAATGGAGAAGATGATAAGCCGTTTTAAAGAGCGATATCCAGGACATGATTTTGTGCTGGCGGATTACTTCGGTTTCCATCCCAAGCTACGGGATATTTTGCTCGACCGAGTCAAGGAAGCTGTGCAGGATAAGGTGAAGATGAACTGCGATACATGCCAATATCGTGTTGCCGCGATGAAAAACGCAGAACACCACCATCATCACCACCATCATGATGATCACGTAAGAGGTGGAATGCAATGA